Proteins encoded within one genomic window of Ottowia sp. SB7-C50:
- a CDS encoding FAD-dependent oxidoreductase has protein sequence MKRTQRPPRTPSSRRIAVIGAGIAGLACARTLQRAGCDVQVFEAADEPGGRLASQDSPFGTFDTGAQYFTVRDARFTQALQATAADVVRPWSANAVRVLDEHGRVVEAALPAREAHWVAVPSMNGLPQRWAAPLQAARALHLGTQVERIAVHPAGWQVQARDASDPHRPPGWL, from the coding sequence CCAGAACGCCCTCGTCCCGCCGCATCGCCGTCATCGGCGCAGGCATCGCCGGCCTGGCCTGCGCGCGCACGCTGCAGCGCGCCGGCTGCGACGTGCAGGTGTTCGAAGCCGCCGACGAACCCGGCGGCCGGCTGGCGTCGCAGGACTCGCCCTTTGGCACCTTCGACACCGGCGCACAGTACTTCACGGTGCGCGACGCCCGCTTCACCCAGGCGCTGCAGGCCACCGCCGCCGACGTGGTGCGCCCATGGAGCGCCAATGCCGTGCGCGTGCTGGACGAGCATGGCCGCGTCGTCGAAGCCGCACTGCCCGCGCGCGAAGCGCACTGGGTCGCGGTGCCGTCGATGAACGGGCTGCCCCAGCGCTGGGCCGCGCCTTTGCAGGCCGCCAGAGCCTTGCACCTGGGCACACAAGTCGAACGCATCGCGGTGCACCCGGCCGGCTGGCAGGTGCAGGCGCGTGACGCGTCCGACCCGCACCGCCCCCCCGGATGGCTTTGA
- the gluQRS gene encoding tRNA glutamyl-Q(34) synthetase GluQRS: MYIGRFAPSPTGPLHAGSLVAALASWLDARAHGGRWLVRIEDVDTPRCVPGADQFILSQLAACGLMPDEAPVWQSQRTTHYRAALDRLVASGHAYPCACSRKDIEAAQAARGTLRQRGAELPYPGTCRPEHGGLNGRAPRAWRLHTGNFSFNDAPAHSLSAESATNSIANVTPLRWHDRRLGTQHQHVEQAVGDFVLLRADGLWAYQLAVVVDDALQGITHVVRGEDLADNTPRQILLQRALAVPTPRYLHTPLVLAKDGQKLSKQNGAQALDVSQPLVALTHAAQTLGLSAPPAGTVGLALAAWRDEWARRWAAGSG; encoded by the coding sequence ATGTACATCGGCAGATTCGCGCCCTCGCCCACCGGGCCCTTGCACGCCGGCTCGCTGGTCGCCGCGCTGGCCAGCTGGCTCGACGCCCGCGCGCACGGCGGCCGCTGGCTGGTGCGCATCGAAGACGTGGACACGCCGCGTTGCGTGCCGGGGGCGGACCAGTTCATCCTCAGCCAACTGGCCGCCTGTGGCCTGATGCCGGACGAAGCGCCGGTGTGGCAGTCACAGCGCACCACCCACTACCGCGCCGCGCTCGACCGACTCGTCGCCAGCGGCCATGCCTACCCCTGCGCCTGCTCGCGCAAGGACATCGAAGCCGCGCAGGCCGCGCGCGGCACCCTGCGCCAGCGCGGGGCCGAGCTGCCCTATCCCGGCACCTGCCGACCCGAGCACGGCGGGCTGAATGGCCGCGCCCCGCGCGCCTGGCGCCTGCATACCGGAAATTTTTCATTCAATGACGCGCCAGCGCATAGCCTGTCAGCGGAGTCAGCTACCAACTCAATAGCAAACGTCACTCCATTGCGCTGGCATGACCGCCGTCTGGGCACCCAGCACCAGCACGTGGAGCAAGCGGTCGGCGACTTCGTCCTGCTGCGCGCCGACGGCCTGTGGGCCTACCAGCTCGCCGTGGTCGTGGACGACGCCTTGCAGGGCATCACGCACGTCGTGCGCGGCGAAGACCTGGCCGACAACACGCCGCGCCAGATTTTGCTGCAGCGCGCGTTGGCTGTGCCTACGCCGCGCTACCTGCACACCCCGCTGGTGCTGGCGAAAGACGGACAGAAGCTGAGCAAACAGAATGGAGCCCAGGCGCTGGATGTGAGCCAGCCGCTCGTCGCCCTCACCCACGCGGCGCAAACGCTCGGCCTGTCTGCGCCACCGGCAGGCACCGTCGGCCTGGCGTTGGCTGCTTGGCGTGACGAATGGGCGCGCCGGTGGGCGGCCGGGTCCGGCTGA